The following are encoded in a window of Prochlorococcus marinus str. MIT 1013 genomic DNA:
- the argH gene encoding argininosuccinate lyase, with amino-acid sequence MENALSKTWSDRFEKGLNPFIEKFNASIEFDVCLLEEDLDGSIAHARMLGIQGIITKEEAFKLEHGLEQIRKEASDGLFQPDISDEDVHFAVEKKLIDLIGPVGKKLHTGRSRNDQVGTDLRLWLRKRIDEIDIDLERFQRSLFLLAEKNLYTLIPGYTHLQRAQPVSLAHHLLAYVEMAQRDRNRLTDVRKRVNISPLGAAALAGTSITINRKITSSELNFQDIYSNSLDAVSDRDFVVEFLGASALIMAHLSRLSEEVILWASEEFSFIQLTDRCATGSSLMPQKKNPDVPELVRGKSGRVFGHLQAMLTMIKGLPLAYNKDFQEDKEAIFDSVTTVKNSLIATSILFEEGLIFRTERLNHAVSSDFSNATDVADYLVAKDIPFREAYQLVGRIVKTSLEDGILLKDIPLERWKTFHKFFEKDIYEKLLPSTVVESRLSAGGTGFERVQEQLVFWREKLFK; translated from the coding sequence TTGGAAAATGCATTGAGCAAAACTTGGAGCGATAGATTTGAAAAAGGACTTAATCCTTTTATAGAAAAATTTAATGCTTCAATTGAGTTTGATGTTTGTTTATTAGAAGAAGATTTGGATGGATCAATCGCTCATGCACGCATGCTTGGAATTCAAGGAATTATTACTAAGGAAGAGGCTTTTAAATTAGAACATGGTCTTGAACAGATTAGGAAAGAGGCTTCTGATGGATTATTTCAACCTGATATTTCAGATGAAGATGTTCATTTTGCAGTAGAAAAAAAATTAATAGATTTAATAGGCCCTGTTGGAAAGAAACTTCATACTGGTCGTAGTCGAAATGATCAAGTTGGAACAGATTTAAGATTATGGCTTAGAAAGCGTATTGATGAAATTGATATAGATTTGGAACGTTTTCAGAGATCTCTTTTTTTATTAGCAGAAAAAAACCTTTATACGCTTATTCCTGGTTATACGCATTTACAAAGAGCACAACCTGTCTCTTTAGCTCATCATTTATTGGCATATGTTGAGATGGCACAAAGAGATAGAAATAGATTAACAGATGTAAGAAAAAGAGTTAATATCTCTCCTTTAGGAGCAGCTGCTTTAGCTGGGACTTCTATCACTATAAATAGAAAGATTACTTCTTCAGAATTAAATTTTCAAGATATTTATTCTAATAGTTTAGATGCTGTAAGTGATAGAGATTTTGTCGTAGAATTTTTAGGAGCCTCAGCGTTAATTATGGCTCATCTAAGTAGATTATCGGAAGAAGTTATTTTGTGGGCATCTGAAGAATTTTCATTTATTCAATTAACTGATCGATGTGCTACGGGAAGTAGTCTTATGCCTCAAAAAAAGAACCCTGATGTTCCTGAACTGGTTCGAGGTAAGTCAGGGAGAGTATTTGGACATTTACAAGCTATGCTTACTATGATCAAAGGATTACCTTTAGCCTATAATAAAGATTTTCAAGAAGATAAAGAAGCAATTTTTGATAGTGTTACTACAGTAAAAAATTCGTTAATTGCCACATCAATTTTGTTTGAAGAAGGTTTGATTTTTCGCACAGAAAGACTCAATCATGCTGTTTCATCGGACTTTTCAAATGCAACTGATGTTGCTGATTATTTAGTGGCCAAGGACATACCATTTCGAGAGGCTTATCAATTAGTTGGACGAATTGTGAAGACTTCTTTGGAGGATGGGATTTTATTAAAAGATATTCCTTTGGAAAGATGGAAAACATTTCATAAATTCTTTGAAAAAGATATTTATGAAAAGCTTTTGCCCTCAACTGTGGTTGAGTCTAGATTAAGTGCTGGTGGAACTGGATTTGAGAGAGTACAAGAACAGCTAGTTTTTTGGCGGGAGAAATTATTTAAGTAA
- a CDS encoding RNA recognition motif domain-containing protein, whose amino-acid sequence MSIFVGNLPFRAEQEDVIELFSPFGEVANCSLPLERDTGRKRGFAFVEMADEAVEASAIESLQGAELMGRPLRINKAEPRGSAPRRGGGGYGGGGQGGYGGGGQGGYGGGGQGGYGGGGYGGGQGGYGGGGQGGYGGGGQGGYGGGGQGGYGGGGQGGYGGGGQGGYGGGGQGGYGGGGQGGYGGGGQVDQSAQDRPSGAKGWEDRSHGNTSQDPNGFDQGRSRRRRGASPEGGDDSTADYGGAES is encoded by the coding sequence GTGAGTATTTTTGTCGGCAACTTACCCTTCCGCGCTGAGCAGGAAGATGTCATTGAATTGTTTTCTCCCTTTGGGGAGGTGGCAAACTGTTCTTTACCTTTAGAACGAGATACAGGACGCAAAAGAGGTTTTGCTTTTGTTGAGATGGCTGATGAAGCAGTTGAAGCTTCAGCAATTGAATCTCTCCAAGGTGCTGAGCTTATGGGTCGTCCCTTAAGAATTAACAAAGCTGAACCTAGAGGTAGTGCACCTAGAAGAGGCGGCGGCGGTTACGGCGGTGGCGGCCAAGGCGGTTACGGCGGTGGCGGCCAAGGCGGTTACGGCGGTGGCGGCCAAGGCGGTTACGGCGGTGGCGGTTACGGCGGCGGCCAAGGCGGTTACGGCGGTGGCGGCCAAGGCGGTTACGGCGGTGGTGGCCAAGGCGGTTATGGCGGTGGCGGCCAAGGCGGTTATGGCGGTGGCGGCCAAGGCGGTTACGGCGGTGGCGGCCAAGGCGGTTACGGCGGTGGCGGCCAAGGCGGTTACGGCGGTGGTGGCCAAGGCGGTTATGGCGGTGGCGGCCAAGTTGATCAATCAGCTCAAGACAGACCTTCTGGAGCCAAAGGCTGGGAAGATCGTAGTCATGGCAATACTTCTCAAGATCCCAATGGCTTTGACCAAGGTCGTAGTAGAAGAAGAAGAGGTGCTTCGCCTGAAGGGGGAGACGACTCTACTGCAGATTATGGTGGCGCAGAATCTTAA
- the dusA gene encoding tRNA dihydrouridine(20/20a) synthase DusA, translated as MISNSLKRNELANYRLSIAPMMDCTDRHFRVLMRQITKKSLLYTEMIVAQALHYSKNRNALLDFDEIEHPISIQLGGDNPNLLAEAAQMAEDWGYDEINLNIGCPSSKVKSGNFGACLMGKPKIVSNCIEKMKKSCNIPITVKHRLGIDNLDDDNYLMQFVDQCSIAGADRFIIHARKAWLNGLNPKENRTIPPLQYERVEKLKNNRPELIIELNGGINTINDCIKTLKIFDGAMVGRAAYSHPFLWTKIDSMIFGDKEEYLSRSKIIKKVIPFAQKHLENDGRLWQISKHILNLIKNIPNARILRQELSEKCQNQKADISILKKIAQQLEDAGH; from the coding sequence ATGATTTCAAACTCTTTGAAAAGAAATGAATTAGCTAACTACCGATTAAGCATTGCTCCAATGATGGATTGTACAGATAGGCATTTTCGTGTGCTTATGCGTCAAATCACAAAAAAATCTCTTCTATACACGGAAATGATTGTCGCCCAAGCACTTCATTATAGTAAAAATAGAAATGCACTATTAGATTTTGATGAGATTGAACATCCAATTTCCATACAACTTGGAGGAGACAATCCAAATCTTTTAGCTGAAGCAGCACAAATGGCTGAAGACTGGGGTTATGACGAAATTAATTTAAATATTGGGTGCCCTAGTTCAAAAGTTAAATCTGGCAACTTTGGAGCTTGTCTTATGGGAAAACCGAAAATAGTTTCCAACTGCATTGAGAAAATGAAAAAATCATGCAATATCCCAATAACAGTCAAACATCGACTTGGTATTGATAATCTCGACGATGATAATTACCTTATGCAATTTGTTGATCAATGCTCAATTGCAGGAGCAGACAGATTTATCATTCATGCAAGAAAAGCTTGGCTAAATGGACTAAATCCAAAAGAAAATCGAACAATTCCACCTCTTCAATATGAAAGAGTTGAAAAATTAAAAAACAACAGACCTGAATTAATTATCGAACTTAATGGTGGCATAAATACAATAAATGATTGTATTAAAACTCTAAAAATATTTGATGGAGCAATGGTTGGTAGAGCTGCATACTCACATCCCTTTCTTTGGACAAAAATAGATTCAATGATTTTTGGAGATAAGGAAGAATATCTCTCTAGATCAAAAATAATTAAAAAAGTTATTCCTTTTGCTCAAAAACATTTAGAAAATGATGGGCGTCTTTGGCAAATTTCAAAACATATTTTAAATCTTATTAAAAATATACCTAATGCAAGAATTTTGAGACAAGAATTAAGTGAAAAATGTCAAAATCAGAAAGCTGATATTTCAATTTTAAAAAAAATTGCCCAACAACTAGAAGATGCTGGGCATTAA
- the msrB gene encoding peptide-methionine (R)-S-oxide reductase MsrB, with product MIGFFNTLLDFIIKPKSAFAATKSMDNYKTLTDAEWEKRLPKDAFYVLRKEGTERPFSSSLNDEKRKGIFSCAGCGLALFSSKTKFDSGTGWPSFFDHLPDAIETKTDFKLIVPRTEYHCRRCGGHQGHVFNDGPRPTGKRYCNNGVALKFEVDS from the coding sequence ATGATTGGATTTTTTAATACTCTTTTGGACTTTATTATCAAACCAAAGAGTGCTTTTGCTGCAACTAAATCTATGGATAACTATAAAACTTTAACGGACGCAGAATGGGAAAAACGGTTACCCAAAGACGCTTTTTACGTTTTGCGCAAGGAAGGAACAGAGAGGCCGTTTTCAAGTTCCTTGAATGATGAAAAAAGGAAAGGAATTTTTTCTTGTGCAGGATGTGGGCTTGCTTTATTTTCTTCCAAAACAAAATTCGACAGTGGAACAGGTTGGCCAAGCTTTTTTGATCATTTACCTGATGCAATCGAAACAAAAACAGATTTCAAATTAATTGTTCCTAGAACTGAATATCATTGTCGTCGTTGTGGTGGGCATCAGGGGCATGTATTTAATGATGGCCCAAGACCAACTGGCAAACGGTATTGCAATAATGGGGTTGCTCTAAAATTTGAAGTGGATTCTTAA
- the grpE gene encoding nucleotide exchange factor GrpE — MNSDVVPSSEHELSKDGSLENDSNENSVSSHTSNAVPNQADLSDNHEQESQLNNDSPDKDNDQPSPTSDPNIQVADTESRLQQLEKEHETLNSQYMRIAADFDNFRKRQSRDQDDLKIQLTCTTLSEILPVVDNFERARQQLNPEGEEAQALHRSYQGLYKQLVEVLKQLGVAPMRVVDQPFDPSLHEAVMREPSEEKSEDIVTEELQRGYHLNGRVLRHALVKVSMGPGPKAANEEISDKSASNQEPNEPSVASTKDEN; from the coding sequence ATGAATTCAGATGTTGTTCCCTCCTCAGAACATGAATTATCTAAGGATGGCTCATTAGAAAATGATTCCAATGAAAATTCTGTCAGTTCTCATACAAGTAATGCAGTACCCAATCAGGCGGACCTCTCTGACAATCACGAACAAGAGTCTCAATTGAATAATGATTCTCCAGATAAAGACAACGATCAACCCTCACCTACATCAGATCCAAATATTCAAGTTGCAGATACTGAATCAAGATTACAGCAATTGGAAAAAGAGCATGAAACGCTTAACAGCCAATATATGAGAATAGCTGCTGATTTTGATAATTTCCGAAAGAGACAGTCGCGTGATCAAGATGATCTAAAAATTCAGCTTACTTGCACCACGCTTAGCGAAATTCTTCCTGTTGTGGATAACTTTGAAAGAGCAAGACAGCAATTAAATCCTGAGGGTGAAGAAGCTCAAGCTCTACATAGAAGTTACCAAGGACTTTATAAGCAATTGGTTGAAGTGCTTAAGCAATTAGGTGTTGCTCCAATGCGTGTTGTAGATCAACCTTTTGACCCCTCTCTGCATGAAGCTGTGATGAGAGAACCAAGTGAAGAAAAATCTGAGGATATTGTCACAGAAGAATTACAGAGAGGCTATCACTTGAATGGACGCGTTTTAAGGCATGCTTTAGTCAAAGTTTCTATGGGCCCAGGACCTAAAGCTGCTAATGAAGAAATTTCTGACAAGAGTGCTTCTAATCAAGAACCCAATGAACCTTCAGTTGCTTCAACTAAAGATGAAAATTAA
- the dnaJ gene encoding molecular chaperone DnaJ, producing the protein MADFYELLGVSRDADADTLKRAYRQQARKYHPDVNKEAGAEEKFKEIGKAYEVLSDSQKRSRYDQFGEAGLGGAAGMPDMGDMGGFADLFETFFNGFGGSGSPGGSRPQRRGPQQGDDLRYDLTIDFDKAIFGQEKEIKVPHLETCDVCGGAGAKKGSGPVTCSTCGGAGQVRRATRTPFGSFTQVAECPTCGASGQVIKDPCNACGGKGVKQVRKQLRINIPAGVDSGTRLRVSGEGNAGLKGGPSGDLYVFLKVKNHPNLKRDGLTILSEVNISYLQAILGDTIEIDTVDGPTKLQIPVGTQPNSILNLENKGVPKLGNPVARGNHQVTVKIKLPTKLSDSERNLLEELAGHYSARGPQNHHHKSGLFSKLFGKI; encoded by the coding sequence ATGGCTGATTTTTACGAACTATTGGGTGTCAGTAGAGATGCTGATGCTGACACTTTAAAACGAGCTTATAGACAACAAGCTCGAAAATATCATCCTGACGTGAATAAGGAAGCTGGAGCTGAGGAAAAGTTTAAAGAGATAGGGAAAGCATATGAAGTTTTAAGCGATTCTCAAAAACGATCTCGTTATGACCAATTTGGAGAAGCTGGACTAGGTGGAGCAGCTGGCATGCCTGACATGGGAGACATGGGTGGCTTTGCAGATTTGTTTGAGACCTTTTTTAATGGATTTGGTGGCTCTGGATCTCCAGGAGGTTCTCGACCTCAAAGACGAGGACCTCAGCAGGGAGACGATTTACGATATGACCTCACTATTGACTTTGATAAAGCTATTTTTGGACAAGAAAAAGAAATTAAGGTTCCGCATTTAGAAACTTGTGATGTTTGTGGTGGTGCTGGGGCAAAAAAAGGAAGTGGTCCTGTTACATGTTCTACCTGTGGTGGCGCTGGTCAAGTAAGAAGAGCTACTCGTACTCCTTTTGGCAGTTTTACCCAAGTTGCTGAATGTCCAACTTGTGGAGCGAGTGGACAAGTTATTAAGGACCCATGCAATGCCTGTGGTGGAAAAGGGGTTAAACAAGTAAGAAAACAATTAAGGATTAATATTCCTGCTGGAGTTGATAGTGGAACACGTTTAAGAGTTTCAGGTGAAGGTAATGCTGGATTGAAAGGTGGTCCATCTGGTGATTTATATGTATTTTTAAAAGTTAAAAATCATCCCAATCTTAAGAGAGATGGTTTGACTATTTTATCAGAAGTGAACATAAGTTATCTCCAGGCGATTTTAGGAGATACTATAGAGATAGATACTGTAGATGGCCCTACTAAGTTACAAATTCCAGTAGGAACACAACCTAATTCTATCTTGAATTTAGAAAACAAAGGAGTTCCAAAACTAGGAAATCCTGTGGCGAGAGGAAATCATCAAGTTACAGTAAAGATTAAATTACCTACAAAACTATCTGATTCTGAAAGAAATTTATTAGAAGAATTAGCTGGACATTATTCTGCACGTGGACCTCAAAATCACCATCATAAAAGTGGTTTATTTAGTAAGTTATTTGGCAAAATATAG
- a CDS encoding sulfurtransferase TusA family protein — protein sequence MKKNILTDHYLNLCGLVCPVNFVKCCLALENLSYNEVLKVDLDVGESEISVIDGLEQKGYEVKITYKDAKKVTLIISSEYK from the coding sequence GTGAAAAAAAACATCTTAACAGATCATTATTTAAACTTATGTGGACTTGTTTGCCCAGTCAATTTTGTTAAATGCTGCTTGGCTTTGGAAAACTTATCTTACAATGAAGTTTTAAAAGTAGATTTGGATGTAGGTGAATCTGAAATTAGTGTTATAGATGGATTAGAACAGAAGGGTTACGAGGTAAAAATAACGTATAAAGACGCTAAAAAAGTAACTTTGATAATATCGAGTGAATACAAATAA
- the rsgA gene encoding ribosome small subunit-dependent GTPase A: MNTNKSKNLKGIVVALKANFLIVEVDYIDFKEDSLEQFSEKTRLLCTRRSKLDYQGLFIDVGDIVFVESIDYKNKRAVIFEVEPRKSFLKRPSVANVTLVAICISVDEPLFDIEQASRFLLTAECANIKPLIILTKIDLITKNNLILYVNKLKCWGYDCIAISIENSKGIDLLIKRFRNTKLTVLAGPSGVGKTSLINHLIPTLSLPTSSVSKKLKRGTHTTRHVELFAIGNGSLLADTPGFNRPEILCEPSGFAYLFPEFRTQLTKSKCKFRNCLHRDEPGCVINKDLERYSFYRENLEEMINSHLPYQGG, translated from the coding sequence GTGAATACAAATAAATCTAAGAATTTAAAAGGTATCGTTGTTGCACTTAAGGCAAATTTTTTAATTGTAGAAGTTGATTATATAGATTTTAAAGAAGATTCATTGGAGCAATTTTCAGAAAAAACTAGATTGCTTTGCACACGACGAAGTAAGTTAGATTATCAAGGCTTATTTATAGATGTAGGTGATATCGTTTTTGTTGAGTCTATAGATTATAAAAATAAACGAGCTGTAATTTTTGAAGTAGAGCCGCGAAAAAGTTTTTTAAAACGTCCATCAGTGGCAAACGTTACATTAGTTGCTATTTGCATCTCAGTTGATGAGCCTTTATTTGATATTGAGCAAGCAAGCCGTTTTTTATTAACGGCTGAATGTGCAAACATAAAACCTTTGATAATTTTAACTAAAATAGATTTAATTACAAAAAATAATTTGATCTTATATGTAAATAAATTAAAATGCTGGGGTTATGATTGTATTGCAATATCTATCGAGAATTCTAAAGGCATTGATTTGTTAATTAAACGATTTAGAAATACAAAATTAACTGTACTTGCTGGTCCCTCTGGAGTGGGAAAGACAAGTTTGATTAATCATTTAATTCCAACTCTTTCACTACCTACTTCATCTGTTTCAAAAAAATTAAAGAGAGGTACTCACACGACTAGACACGTCGAATTGTTTGCTATTGGAAATGGATCTCTTCTTGCTGATACCCCCGGTTTTAATCGTCCAGAAATTTTATGCGAGCCTTCTGGTTTTGCTTATTTGTTTCCTGAGTTTCGAACTCAATTAACTAAGTCTAAATGTAAGTTTCGCAATTGTTTGCATAGAGATGAACCTGGGTGCGTAATTAATAAAGATCTCGAAAGATATTCTTTTTATCGTGAAAACCTTGAGGAGATGATTAATTCTCATCTCCCATACCAGGGAGGTTAA
- a CDS encoding YbaB/EbfC family nucleoid-associated protein has product MAGFGLPNFGQLTEAFKKAQQIQQNAQKLQEELEVMEIEGANNDNRAKIWMSGNQKPLRIEIDSSLLSEEKAIVEEAILDAMKSAHEVSTSTMKEKMEDLTGGFKLNLPGMGDEN; this is encoded by the coding sequence ATGGCTGGATTCGGACTACCAAATTTTGGACAACTCACTGAAGCTTTTAAAAAAGCACAACAAATTCAGCAGAATGCTCAAAAACTTCAAGAAGAGCTTGAGGTTATGGAAATAGAAGGAGCGAATAATGACAATAGGGCAAAAATATGGATGTCAGGCAATCAAAAGCCTTTACGAATAGAAATTGATTCTTCACTTCTTTCTGAAGAAAAAGCGATAGTCGAAGAAGCCATATTGGATGCTATGAAATCCGCTCACGAAGTCTCAACTTCAACGATGAAAGAGAAGATGGAAGATTTAACAGGTGGGTTCAAGCTTAACCTCCCTGGTATGGGAGATGAGAATTAA
- the murB gene encoding UDP-N-acetylmuramate dehydrogenase: MKLIQLEKNISLSNFTTWRIGGPAEWIAQPKNNEEIKYLINWINKKNIPCNIFGAGSNLLINDKGIQGLSLCMRNFKGIQIDKSNGIIEVLSGEMLPTVARKAAANGLHGFEWAIGIPGTIGGAVVMNAGAQEHCISNYLESVTTLSLRGEYKVIKGKDLNFGYRYSLLQDEKLIVVSARLKLVSGQAEKIKQVTNENLNHRLRTQPYKAQTCGSVFRNPEPLKAARLIEELGLKGFRFGGAEISKIHSNFIINANKASSYDVRELIKYIQNRVFNAYGILLETEVKLCGF; encoded by the coding sequence ATGAAATTAATTCAATTAGAAAAAAATATTTCCTTATCAAATTTTACAACTTGGAGAATAGGAGGTCCTGCAGAATGGATTGCTCAACCAAAAAATAATGAAGAAATTAAATATTTAATTAATTGGATTAATAAGAAAAATATTCCCTGCAATATTTTTGGTGCTGGATCAAATCTTTTAATCAATGACAAGGGAATTCAAGGCTTGAGCTTATGTATGCGTAATTTTAAAGGAATTCAAATTGATAAAAGTAATGGGATTATCGAAGTCCTTAGCGGAGAGATGCTTCCAACTGTGGCCAGAAAAGCTGCTGCAAACGGACTTCATGGATTCGAATGGGCTATAGGAATACCAGGAACTATTGGGGGAGCAGTAGTTATGAATGCAGGAGCACAAGAACATTGCATATCCAACTATCTCGAGAGTGTTACAACGCTATCTTTGAGAGGTGAATACAAAGTTATCAAAGGAAAAGATCTCAATTTTGGATACCGGTACAGTCTTCTTCAAGATGAAAAATTAATTGTCGTATCTGCTCGACTGAAGCTGGTGTCAGGTCAAGCAGAAAAAATTAAACAAGTCACAAATGAAAACCTAAATCATCGATTAAGAACTCAACCTTATAAAGCCCAAACCTGCGGTAGTGTTTTTCGTAATCCTGAACCTTTGAAAGCTGCAAGATTAATTGAAGAACTTGGTTTAAAGGGATTTCGTTTTGGTGGAGCTGAAATATCTAAAATACATTCAAATTTTATAATTAACGCAAACAAAGCTTCCTCTTATGACGTAAGAGAATTAATTAAATATATCCAAAACAGAGTTTTTAATGCTTATGGGATCTTGTTAGAAACAGAAGTCAAACTATGTGGCTTTTAA
- the murC gene encoding UDP-N-acetylmuramate--L-alanine ligase produces MKSYLSLDTESKLKKSQQLPFHIHFIGIGGIGMSALAMILAKNGYSISGSDQKTSSILKELAGNQLHIFQTQKKSNIDKIFKVHGKNTLVVRSSAIDEDNLELCKAREYNLKIKHRSEILAFLIEQKRSIIISGSHGKTTTSTFIATLCSYAKRNPTAIIGGIVPLYKKNYNFSDNELIIAEADESDGSLVRFYPNIGIITNIELEHVDHYLNLEDLITTMNQFAKNCKCLISNFDCKNIRNNIQVSKWFSTQKIKNIDFALIPKKSNGCEVFAEYYEKEKFIDFLKIPVPGIHNLSNAVAAIAACRIAGISFKEIKKGIDHLQLPARRFDFKGLWKKRLIVEDYAHHPSEIDASISIASTIIKTKNNFSKIAANRLVTIFQPHRYSRTKQFQKEFAKSLSKSDLVFITPIYSAGEDEIEGINNKTIGYELKRLKPNLEIYTPDNNQKLIQLIKEKTIEKDLLLIMGAGDINLISTNLLLEVMNNNSISSNLAA; encoded by the coding sequence ATGAAGAGTTATCTTTCACTCGACACTGAATCAAAATTGAAGAAATCACAACAATTACCATTTCATATCCATTTTATTGGAATTGGAGGTATTGGTATGTCTGCTCTAGCAATGATTCTGGCCAAAAATGGATATTCAATATCTGGTTCTGACCAAAAAACAAGTTCTATTTTAAAAGAACTAGCTGGAAATCAATTACATATCTTTCAAACTCAAAAAAAATCTAATATTGACAAAATTTTTAAAGTTCATGGGAAAAATACATTAGTTGTTAGAAGTTCAGCCATTGATGAAGATAATTTAGAATTATGTAAAGCAAGAGAATATAATTTAAAAATCAAACACCGCTCTGAAATTCTAGCCTTTTTAATTGAACAAAAAAGATCAATAATCATCTCAGGATCTCATGGAAAAACAACAACAAGTACTTTTATTGCAACATTATGTTCTTACGCAAAGAGAAATCCAACAGCTATAATTGGAGGAATTGTTCCTCTTTACAAAAAAAACTATAATTTTAGTGATAATGAATTAATAATAGCAGAAGCTGATGAATCAGATGGATCACTAGTCAGATTTTATCCAAATATTGGTATAATAACTAATATTGAACTTGAACATGTTGATCATTATTTAAATCTAGAAGATTTAATAACAACAATGAATCAATTTGCTAAAAATTGTAAATGCTTAATTAGTAATTTTGACTGTAAAAATATTAGAAATAATATACAAGTTTCTAAATGGTTTTCAACACAAAAAATTAAAAATATAGATTTTGCACTAATTCCAAAAAAATCTAATGGATGTGAAGTTTTTGCAGAGTATTATGAAAAAGAAAAATTTATTGATTTCCTAAAAATACCTGTTCCAGGAATTCACAATTTAAGTAATGCAGTAGCTGCAATAGCTGCATGTAGAATAGCTGGTATTTCTTTTAAAGAGATAAAAAAAGGAATTGATCATTTACAGCTACCTGCAAGAAGATTTGACTTTAAAGGATTATGGAAAAAAAGATTAATAGTTGAAGATTATGCTCATCATCCTAGTGAAATTGATGCTTCAATATCAATAGCATCTACTATAATTAAAACAAAAAATAACTTTTCAAAAATAGCCGCTAATCGATTAGTGACTATATTTCAGCCGCATAGATATAGTAGAACTAAACAATTTCAAAAGGAATTTGCAAAAAGTCTCAGCAAATCTGATTTAGTATTCATAACTCCAATTTACTCGGCTGGAGAAGATGAAATTGAAGGAATAAATAATAAGACTATTGGATATGAGTTGAAAAGATTAAAACCAAATCTAGAAATATATACTCCAGATAACAATCAAAAGTTGATACAGCTAATAAAAGAAAAAACAATTGAAAAAGATTTACTTTTAATTATGGGTGCAGGAGATATTAATTTAATATCTACTAATCTACTTTTAGAGGTAATGAATAATAATTCAATTAGCAGTAATTTAGCCGCTTAA
- the gap gene encoding type I glyceraldehyde-3-phosphate dehydrogenase encodes MTLRVAINGFGRIGRNFMRCWLSRGANTNIEVVGINVTSDPKTCAHLLKYDSILGAINNAEISHTDDTFQINGKTIKCYSDRNPLNLPWKDWGIDLVIESTGVFNTDVGASKHLQVGAKKVILTAPGKGDGVGTYVVGVNADKYSHEDFDILSNASCTTNCLAPIVKVLDQKLGINKGLMTTIHSYTGDQRILDNAHRDLRRARAAAMNLVPTSTGAAKAVALVYPEMKGKLTGIAMRVPTPNVSAVDLVFESSRKTSAEEVNSLLKTASQGEMKGIIKYGDLPLVSTDYAGTNESTIVDEALTMCIDDNLVKVLAWYDNEWGYSQRVVDLAEIVAQKWK; translated from the coding sequence ATGACTTTGCGTGTTGCGATTAATGGATTCGGAAGAATTGGACGCAATTTTATGCGTTGTTGGCTGAGCAGGGGCGCTAATACCAATATTGAAGTGGTTGGTATTAACGTCACTTCTGATCCAAAGACATGTGCCCACTTGCTCAAATATGACTCTATTCTGGGTGCGATAAACAATGCTGAAATTTCACATACAGACGATACATTTCAAATTAATGGTAAAACCATCAAATGTTATTCAGATAGAAATCCGTTAAATCTTCCTTGGAAAGATTGGGGAATTGACTTAGTAATCGAGTCCACAGGTGTGTTTAATACAGACGTTGGCGCTAGTAAGCATTTACAGGTTGGGGCTAAAAAGGTCATCCTTACAGCACCTGGTAAAGGTGATGGTGTAGGTACTTATGTAGTTGGTGTTAATGCTGATAAGTACTCTCATGAAGATTTTGATATTTTGAGCAATGCAAGTTGCACCACCAATTGTTTAGCTCCGATAGTAAAAGTTTTAGATCAAAAGTTGGGAATTAATAAAGGTCTAATGACCACAATTCATAGTTATACGGGAGACCAAAGAATCTTGGATAATGCTCATCGTGATTTACGACGTGCAAGAGCTGCCGCAATGAATTTAGTCCCTACTTCAACTGGAGCGGCAAAAGCTGTTGCTCTTGTTTATCCAGAAATGAAAGGGAAACTAACTGGTATTGCTATGAGAGTTCCCACTCCTAATGTTTCTGCAGTTGATCTGGTTTTTGAATCAAGTCGTAAAACTAGTGCTGAAGAGGTAAATTCATTATTAAAAACTGCTTCACAGGGCGAAATGAAAGGAATCATCAAATATGGTGATTTGCCTCTTGTTTCTACTGATTATGCTGGAACAAATGAATCAACCATTGTTGATGAAGCTTTAACAATGTGTATAGATGACAATTTGGTGAAAGTTTTAGCTTGGTATGACAATGAGTGGGGTTATAGCCAAAGGGTTGTCGATTTGGCAGAAATTGTTGCTCAAAAGTGGAAATAA